The region gaaaggtgtgttttgttgctctaaaaattttaatttcttCAGAATGCCTTGTTTTCCCCTAGTATCAGTACTAGTATTGGCAATATTTACCCAATATTTACTTAAGTATCGATACCAAAATTTGCCGTATGGCTCGGCAGTAACAGAAGTAACATATGCTGCATCTCAAGCTTCAGGTAGTTTCATTTTGGGGATTGTTTTTGGAGCTGATTAATGATTGGGTCTACAAACTGTGTTATAGTGTTTAAAACAGCCTTGTGCAGACTAAATAATCATAGTTTGTTTCATTTATGCAATAATTATATTCCAATTTATCCGATAGTGGGAAAATTACTGCTGTAAAGACAAATCAGACAAGCAGATAAACTCTGTACATTTGCGATTTAAAAGGCAGAAATTAGAACTTTATTTCCATCATACCAAAAAACCCcgaatttcttttttgtttaacaGCAGCTATTCCATCCTGCTCAAACGCCTTCACTTTCAGTTGTCGATTCGAGTTCTTTGAGGAAATGTGATGTGTGGTGATGTatatttctctttgttttgACTCAGACATCCTGTGTGCTGACTTTGCAGGTTGGTTTAAGGGTGAAAAACTAAGGTGCACGTTTCTGCATCAACAGTATGCGTACTGTAACCAAATGTGCGGCCAAGATTTTAAGGCTTTTCTTTGCGTTTTTGGATCGCTGACCTGAAGAAACACAGCAGATTTTCCAGCATTTTATGGAGGAAAGTCTTAGAAAAATAGATGGAAACATTACTGTAATATTGTAAtattctctgtttttgtttcccagGCAGGAAGCGATGGTCAGAGCATCGGCAACTGTCCTTTCTCTCAGCGTCTCTTTATGGTGCTGTGGCTTAAGGGAGTCACCTTTGACGTTACCACAGTGGATATGAAGAGGTGAAAGCACTCGTCCTTCACGCTCTGTATGGCCACTTTTGTttattctgtctctctcactaATGCTGGCGCAACAAGGGAACATTCGCCTAcacttttaatgttttaatggcCCCAAGTGAAGCTGGCACTGAAAAAGCCTGGggtatttcattcattcattaaaagataaaaagcTGCCACGCTTTGATTTTAGGTGAAAGTTGGACACATTGTAGCTGCTCACATGGGTAATTTCCTGCGGTTGGAAATCTTTCcactcctttttttcccttttttgtctttctctgttCTGACTCACTCTCTACTCCATCTGTCTTCTGGACTTTTTCCGTCCCGCTTTCAGGAAGCCAGACATCTTGAAGGACCTGGCACCAGGTGCTCAGCCTCCCTTCCTGTTATACGGCAGCGAGGTGAAAACTGACACCAACAAGATTGAGGAGTTCCTGGAAGAGCATCTCTGCCCTCCAAAGTAATCTTTCCCTTCATCTCTGAAGTGCTGATACAGATAACACAAACTGTCTTGTTTGATCTGATAATGATCTGAATATTGCAACTTTGTTGGGCACAAAGAGATGTCTCTGGAGGCTTTGAGCACAGATtgattgttttgaattttgcaGGAAAAAGGCAACATTTTGTAGACAAGTTGAAAAAGTAGGCCCTGCACGCCAACTCCAAACCACAAGATTTAAATCTGAATCTTTGTGAGATTAAACTATCTAATTCTACATTTTTGCAGGTGTTTCCGTTGTAGATACAGCAATGAATAGATtaatgataacaaaataaacCGTTGGCTGGAAATGCATTTGTTGACTTCTTGCACATCAACACGAATCGCTTGAAGATTTATATCTTGATGTGATCTATGATGTGATTGGACATCTAGGTATCCTCGTCTGGCTGCTCGTAACCCAGAGTCCAACACGGCAGGCCTGGACGTCTTCTCCAAGTTCTCTGCCTACGTCAAGAACTCAAACCCTCAGACCAATGAAAGTAAGTCGGCTCCACTCAGACTTATGGTGCAATAAAGTAAATGTTAGAGTAGTGCCTGGTTTAAAATCGTGCTGAGCTGCTTCTGTCAGTTCCCAGATGGGCTAAAAATCAGCAGGGAGCTTCTGTTAATAACATTAGACTCTGAGTGTAAACACGTCACCTgctgatgtttgtgtgcagctttTCCTACCTCGTCTCTGCTGCtggtttaaatatatttatatcaaGACACCTCTCTTTATACTTAATGCTtgagtgttttctgtgtgtgcccATGTGCTCAGATCTAGAGAAAGGCCTCCTGAAGGCTCTGAAGAAGCTAGACGACTACCTCGGCTCCCCACTTCCTGATGAGATCGACGAGAATAGCGCCGATGAGCTCACTTCCTCGTCACGCCCTTTCCTGGATGGCCAGGCGCTCACTCTGGCTGATTGCAACCTGCTGCCTAAGCTCCACATCGTGAAGGTGATCTTGTGATTTTTAAAGCAGTGCAGCATGAGGATGATGGGTTATAAGAATGAGTCaatgctttgctttgtttttttgtaattatgCCTATTTTTTCCCACCCTCTATCTCTGCAGGTGGTGTGCTTGAAATACAGACAATTCACCATCCCTCAGAGTCTGACAAACCTCTGGAGGTACCTGAACGCCGCCTATGCAAGGGAGGAGTTCTCTTCCACCTGCCCGGTTGACGAGGAGATCTACTTCGCCTACTCCTCTGTAGCTAAAGCTCTCAAGTAGGGATAGAACAGGGGGTTACATGTTCTGAATATACCAGCAGAGCAACATAGGAAAgcacaaaatacacacacacacacacactcatgaatATTCACTCTGCAAGCAGCATGGTCGATCCTTTTCTTTGTAAACTGGAGCGCTGCAGGAATCATTTGTTACGCCTGCAGGTTAATTTCTTGCACCCTTATACGCCAGTATCACCTTTCGCAGTGTTGGCGCTAGTTTACATTGTTTTTCCTCACCTGAAACTGGGTCGGTTTACATCAGCAAGGGAAACAAGGAAGCTCGGGAAAGCGCAAGTGAAAGCAATTACATGCAAGTAGTGCAACTTTTAACCCCGTTAAACTTCCTCCTCCGATTGGTTCTTTCACGGGTCACGTTCTCCGGTTGCCGACCACGTTGCTCGCAGGAGCGCACATCCACATCGTCATCGCACTCGTCTAACTACAGCCCTGCTTATGTACAGTTTCACCATGAGCAGATACACACTGACGCTTCTTGTTCCTTTCTTCTTCAAGACAGTTGCTAcagtatgttttggggttttttgttatttttcctgGTAGTAATTTCAACAGACACAAAGCTGCCTGACAGATCAAACTTTTCATATGTAACGTTGCAGGCTTCCCCCAGGCAGATTCAGCTCTCGTTTCTCTGGTTAAGGAAGTgaaatttgcatatcagctccAGATCACCTGCCAAAGAGTCTTTTGTACTGAGCCTTTCACATGGACTTTATTTCGTTACTGAGGGTACAAGGCCTTTTTACAGTACAAAATCTTTTTTATCCTTTAATTAAAAGCCAAGTTTTGTCTAAGTGTTAGATTGCTTATTCTTTGTAGTGCACCTCAGAGAGGAAAGGGGTGCATACCGGGTCTCGCTGAAGAGCTGAAAACAGTTACAGAGACAGGAAACTGTTTCAATAGAGGCGGGCTTCCCCTTTCTGTGCTCCCACACAGCAGGCGTGAAGGATTATTTAAGATTACCAAGCGTCTATGTGATCCGCTGTGAGGGCCCATTGCCAGTAATTTATTCAGTGCTGCCCAGTGGGTATTGAAGGAGGTGCAGGATGAAGCGTatttgtgtttctcactgtcaGTTACTCCCATGAAAATGCTTTCTAATTCTAACGCTTTGTACAAATTAAATCAGCTGcacaaaatataacatttaGTCTTCTTGCTAACACGATGAATTACTTCGACTGCTTATCTGGTGTAAGCACTGTGTAAGCATTGCCATTGAATGCTACCAAAAGAAGCCAAAACTACGGATTATATAAAAGGTGTTTGTAGCCACCATGacatcatttcctttttttttgaaaCAATCTTTTGAAACCGGATGTGACAAACGAGAGCCGATTTGAAACTTTGCATTCATTGGCTTATGACTTGTCAATAATTTGTCATTGCCGTTAGCCAATGTGCATCCTAGATACACCTTGGACTGaccaaaatgtataaaatggACCCGATGTTTTGTTTTATCCATTTATGGTACTTTCACCTCCTTCAAACCTGACACATATAGGGACTACATTAGCTTATAGTCCCTTGAGGCTGGGTTTTATTCTCAAACGGTGCATCTTTCACATGTAAGGCGATTATGTTAACTGCTACGCTGTTGAACCACTCTCTCTTATTCAGTATGATCCAAAATGAGTAACTCAGCCTATTTAAGCTCTTCCAGAAACTGTTTACACAGGACAACTCCAAAGGCTGTTACCCCATAGGTGGTCTTTTCAAGCAGAGAAGTCCAACCCCAATGGCCATGAAAAAGGGTGGCCATTTAAGGCACTTCCCTATTGGTTTCACTCTTCAGACCATGAAGTTACATCCATTTTTTAATAGTCTGCAGTTACCATGAGCCTGTTAAAGTGCTATAAAACATGCTAAAcatagacatttttttttaaaagaggaaGGATAAGCATCAACATAGCTACAGTTATAAAACAACCAGGTTGATATAAATAGAGTCTGAACATTTATAATATGTGGATTTACTTTTCGAGATTAGTGCACCACGTCAACTGCTAGTATCTCCTGTCCAAATGTCGTCTACATTTTGATAGAAACCAAGAATTTTGGCCTTGTAACCAGTTGTAGGTTAAATGCATTGTTAGTGTTTTCACGGGACTTGCTGACAGTAAAAATATACCTGAACCAGCCTGATCCTTTAAAAGCCTTGTGTCCTCAGAGATGCGCTGTGGACTAATCCACTCCTGGGAGGAAGTCCTCTGGTCTGAAATTCCTGTTTAAGTGACTTGAAATGAACTCGCTGCGAGGAACTGGAACTACTGGACAGCACGCCTTTTCTGACTTTAGGAGCAGCTTGTGAAGGAAATAATGAACTAACATTTATAGAGAGCTCTCAGGGATGGGCCCTGTCTACATGtgcagtagggctgccacaaacgattattttgatagtcgactagtcaccgattatttttgcgattagtcgactaatcagatcatcatccattggacgtaaaactacagcttattgcaccagcagcatctgctcttatataactatcattagcttacagctttaagtgtttaaggtctgtgctaactaaaaataaagacaagatggtagtttattaaattttaatgaaatttgcagattgtttcggtgaagtttaataaactccttgctatctaaaatataacaggacactggagtatattctggagcatctcacacttctgataatcagttgtctgcttgacgtttattcagctgtgtaaaaactataactttaatctcagacaaactgatttactcaggaacaaataaaatactaaaaaaaaaaagccaaacaataacattttaagttatctaagtgactcatatatatttaacctgagtagcgaaagacagtggtgggtttgaaaacgatttgcggggagtccggtgttctcacgttgctagtgagcctagcccccggctcgctaacgagctagtgggtaacagatgtctccgaaaacgtcggagcgcttttgaaaatatgtggtgtcctgataaactgagcagatatttgaggtttacacagctacattctcgcctgaaaatatgttaaacgtttattttgtgacccagaaagaataataagagtaacattaaaactaactagctgccgccattgttggaaactgcgctgggccgtgctatgaattctgggacacagctgctgcttcttcttcttcttcggggtttaacggtagctgacatccttgtacatgcaatgctgccatcttctgtttcagtccgttattacactcttaaatcctgccacttattcctgcgtcttttgtgatcttaaagcttcaaacgacgcgtcgactattaaatcagtcgtcgacgattttgataatcgacgtaatcgtgactagtcgacaaatcgtggcagccctaatgtgCAGTAGTAAAAATTAGTTTCTGAGTtgtgtttttccctttttttcacaCAAAAAACTTAAATGGAAGCTTTTTAAAACCTCCGTCCACAGTGAAGACTCTCAATAgggaaacaggaggaaaaggtgtgcgcctttatttccttttttgacAACAGGCTGGCTTCTAATTGGCCAGCATTCCTGTACAGTTAGGGTCACTTGTTGCGATTATGTCAAGCACCCTTGACGtatttcttttttgcatttttgtgttacgatttttttttctgaacaaaagcaaaaaattcCAGTTTTAAAAGAACATCCATGTACGTGTGGACCGGGCTACAGTTTGTGCTGCAAACATCTTTGTTGTGTGTCTCAGATCAGGGTGAAACTCATTGACAAAATAAACCTAAGTGCAATTTAAGCATATTTAAGAAGACAATCTTGAGTTAAACTTTATTAGAAAAACAGCGGGAGCAAAgtcaattatttttctacagaGGTTGTAATCCCTCCGCAATGACATGCTTGGTATTGATCAAGTAGATGATGCATTGTACTTGACTGAATTGTTGgatttttatctattttttaaaGTGGAATGATGTTTAAAGGGACAGAGTCTGAATAATTTTAGTGCTAATATATTGTAGTATTTCTTCTCTCCGTGTGTGGAAGACTGTAGGACTTGATGTAATTTCAGGGACCACTTAATATGTTAAATTAGACAAATCATTAAATGCATAGTTTGTTTCTCAATTAActgttttaacttttttttaaagaatatatatatatgtcatcCATGTCCGTTGTTATCCAAACTgtgctttttgctttgtttcttaACCATCTTTTACTATTTTAGccttttattgtctttttttccactcattttGCCATCATGTAGTCAAAAACATCTAAACTTCAAAGTCCACTTGATCAAAAGTAAAAGTGCTGACACACAATCAGCTGGCTTAAATCATCGATCAAGGCAAACTACTAGCGCAgctgaaatgtattttgtaCTTTAAACATCTTACGAAGTAGGGTTTATTAATGTCCCAATAAAACATCTTCATAGTAAATCAGTCGGTGACAGatgtgtttcatttttaaaaaaaattttttatcgAGGATAAAACTGCATCGTCTCGTCTGCTGCTCAGGCCAGCAGGAGCCCGAGCGCAGGCAGCAGGCAGAGCACCACTCCCACCAAGCTGGGGGCAGTAACGGACACGGCACCGTTGCACAGGTCGGTATCGCAGCACACGTTGGTGTAGTTGAAGGAGACCCCTGACGTGTATTTCTCTCCACTCACGTCGCACTGGGAGGCAACTGCGCAGCTTTTTTCGTACAACGTCAGCTGTAGTGGGCCTGTGAGAGCAGAGGAGTAGAAggatattattattgttattattattcgcATGGAATTTAAAGAGCATTCAATCCTTTTTCTACACTTTTAATGGTTCTTGACACAGGACACTGTGCCTTTTTAGGACTAGTTCACTCAGCAAGTGTCGAATgcgagaaaaaaaatatttgatgcACTGATTAAGTATTATGTTTCCAAATGTCTCTCAGTTTTGGAAATTTGCATCTATTTGGACTCAAGGATGATCTGATTTTGTGAAAATCTGAATGTCAAAGGTCACAACAACCTAACAAAGCATGCGTTTAACCAGAACTCATGAATTCATAAATCTGTTTTGTCAAACTTTCCCACCAAAATATAACAGAATGACGTTTTATATCCTCATTTCTCAGCAAATCCAATATATTTTTCAATTAATTGTTATATAACATAAATGGAATCATGACTAATGGAGATGATATGATGTGTTTATGCTTAAATAGATACTGAAGTGTATtgtgttttatacattttttgatCGTTTTAAATTTAACATTATGAATGCTTCAAAAAcagtaaaagcaaagaaaacttTGAATGCCTGATTAGTTttatttcttgattttttttttgcacctgGATGTTAGCAATATAGACTCACCAGACACTTCATTAGGTATACCTGTCCAGCTGCTCGTTAATGCAAATCTCCAATTAGCCAACTGCATGGCAGTAAGTGACATAGTTGTTGGTGCCAGGCAGTCTTATCTTAGTGTTTCACAAACTGGTGatttgctgggattttcccacacaaccatctgcaaggtttacagagaatggccgGAAAAGATCAATTGTTCAGTgaacagcagttctctgggtgaaaatgcctcaTAGAGACCAGAGGCTACACTGAAGGAATCCATCTTTCCTTGTATTTATGGTTCAGGTTGCTGCTGGCGGTGGTGCGGTAATGTAGGAGATATTTTACCAGCTCATTATTGTCTAAACACCATATTGTTCCCGAGTATTGTTGTTAACCACGTCCATCCCTTTATGCCCACAGTGTACCAATGTTTTGATGGCTGCTcccagcaggataatgcaccatgtcatcaaatcatctcaaactggtttttgAACATGACACCGAGCTCACATTACTCATATGGAACGAGCGACTTTCATCACGAATGTTTAGCCGACAAATCTACAGCAACTGTGCGACGCTATCATGACAATATAGCGTATATGGACCAAAATGTCTGAGGTATTTTTCCAAAAGCTTGCTGAATCTATGACACAGAGATTTAAGGAAGTTTGAACAGCAAAAGGAGATCAAAGCAAGGAACTAGCAAGATGTGGCCGGTGAGTGTAGGAAATccaaaactcaaaaaacaacaagataTAAACAGAAAGGATAGCAGAGTCCAAAAACTGCAGTAGAACGAAGTACAGTAAAACAAGAGACAGCAGATTATTCATTCAGACTCTTCATCAAGCAAGCAAATTTAACTAGTTCCTCACTGGGattgttttaaaattactcatactgcAAACTGAGAGTAATTGTGGGAACTTTGTCCCCTGATGAGACATGGTGATCATTTTTGCCCCACCCAGATAGCCCGGAGTGTTATTTTTAGACATAATTTGACATCACGGGTGCTATTGAGCTGACAACCGGCCTGATGAGAAAATGGTACAGAAGTTTGAATCATTCTTTCACctggttttgttttcacatttagGTCACTGACGAAAGACAAGGCCCTGAGAAGCAGTTCAAAGAGCAGCCTACAAAGACATGAAACAGTCCTTATTGTACAGTTTATGTATGATATGTGACCACAAGCTGAAAGGTTTTGTTTATAAAAAGAACTTTAGACTTGGTCCTAATGGTGTCTTTATTGTCTGTTCACTGTAATGTgcatttctaaaaatgtttctCACAAATCTTTTATAAAATAAGGCTTTATTTTCCAGTTTGTGGCCATCATGCTTGAGACTCACTGAaattaatc is a window of Maylandia zebra isolate NMK-2024a linkage group LG22, Mzebra_GT3a, whole genome shotgun sequence DNA encoding:
- the clic1 gene encoding chloride intracellular channel protein 1, whose translation is MSDAGQPKLELFVKAGSDGQSIGNCPFSQRLFMVLWLKGVTFDVTTVDMKRKPDILKDLAPGAQPPFLLYGSEVKTDTNKIEEFLEEHLCPPKYPRLAARNPESNTAGLDVFSKFSAYVKNSNPQTNENLEKGLLKALKKLDDYLGSPLPDEIDENSADELTSSSRPFLDGQALTLADCNLLPKLHIVKVVCLKYRQFTIPQSLTNLWRYLNAAYAREEFSSTCPVDEEIYFAYSSVAKALK